One Terriglobales bacterium genomic window carries:
- a CDS encoding DUF1761 family protein, protein MNIKKFFLAFVVVSVAGFALSFVIHGLLLHEDYSKLPNLLRTEQDAQGYFHFMIVANVLYSLALVWIYAQGVSDKPWFGQGVRFGLAVWLLTAVPTYLIYYAVQPWPVEVIYKSIGFDLVRITVIGVLVAAIYRK, encoded by the coding sequence ATGAACATCAAAAAGTTCTTTCTTGCTTTTGTGGTCGTTTCTGTCGCCGGCTTCGCCCTCAGCTTCGTGATCCACGGCCTGCTGCTGCACGAGGACTACAGCAAGCTGCCCAACCTGCTGCGCACGGAGCAGGACGCGCAGGGCTACTTCCACTTCATGATCGTGGCCAATGTTCTGTACTCGCTGGCGCTGGTTTGGATCTACGCGCAGGGAGTCTCGGACAAGCCCTGGTTCGGCCAGGGCGTGCGCTTTGGCTTGGCGGTGTGGCTGCTCACGGCCGTGCCCACCTATCTCATCTACTACGCCGTGCAGCCGTGGCCCGTGGAAGTGATTTACAAGTCCATCGGCTTCGACCTGGTGCGCATCACCGTGATCGGCGTATTGGTGGCGGCCATCTACCGCAAATAA
- the tyrS gene encoding tyrosine--tRNA ligase → MSFLPVTEQLAYLIKGAAEIIRESELREKLEKSLKTGIPLKVKAGFDPTAPDLHLGHTVLIRKLKHFQDLGHTVIFLIGDFTGMIGDPTGRSATRPPLTREEIEKNAETYKKQVFKLLDAQKTVVDFNRRWFSKFTADDFIRLAAKYTVSQILERDDFHKRFQAEKPIAIHELLYPLAQGYDSVALEADVELGGTDQKFNLLVGRELQRAYGQPSQVVLTTPILEGLDGVQKMSKSLGNAIGIDEPPLEMFGKIMSISDEMMWRYWELLTDTSMAGIEAMRQQARSGQAHPMKMKQGLATKIVADFHGEAAAKKAQEDWSKQFQKGEVPGDVETISVKYDEVAAKAGDGKAVKLDKLLARCGLADSATDGQRKIKQNAVRVNGDVRTDPVLPVTLPAELTLRVGRLLRKVRIQP, encoded by the coding sequence AAGTCCCTCAAAACGGGCATTCCGCTCAAAGTCAAAGCGGGCTTCGACCCCACGGCGCCCGACCTGCACCTGGGGCACACCGTGCTGATCCGCAAGCTCAAGCACTTCCAGGACCTGGGGCACACGGTCATCTTCCTGATCGGCGACTTCACCGGGATGATCGGCGACCCCACCGGGCGCTCGGCCACGCGCCCTCCGCTCACGCGCGAGGAAATCGAGAAGAACGCCGAGACCTACAAGAAGCAGGTCTTCAAGCTGCTCGACGCCCAGAAAACCGTGGTGGACTTCAACCGCCGCTGGTTCTCGAAGTTCACGGCGGACGACTTCATCCGCCTGGCCGCCAAGTACACGGTCTCGCAGATCCTGGAGCGCGACGACTTCCACAAGCGCTTCCAGGCGGAAAAGCCCATCGCCATCCACGAACTGCTCTACCCGCTGGCCCAGGGATACGACTCGGTGGCACTCGAGGCCGACGTCGAGCTGGGTGGCACCGATCAGAAGTTCAACCTGCTGGTGGGCCGCGAGCTGCAACGCGCCTACGGCCAGCCCTCGCAGGTGGTGCTGACCACACCCATCCTGGAAGGACTGGACGGCGTGCAGAAGATGTCGAAGTCGCTGGGCAACGCCATCGGCATTGACGAGCCGCCGCTGGAGATGTTCGGCAAGATCATGTCCATCTCCGACGAGATGATGTGGCGCTACTGGGAACTTTTGACCGACACCTCCATGGCCGGCATCGAGGCCATGCGGCAGCAGGCGAGGAGCGGCCAGGCGCATCCCATGAAGATGAAGCAAGGCCTGGCCACCAAGATCGTCGCCGACTTCCACGGCGAAGCCGCGGCGAAGAAGGCCCAGGAGGATTGGTCCAAGCAGTTCCAGAAGGGCGAGGTGCCGGGGGATGTGGAGACCATTTCGGTGAAGTATGACGAGGTGGCAGCCAAGGCCGGCGATGGGAAGGCGGTCAAACTGGACAAGCTCTTGGCCCGCTGCGGGCTCGCGGACTCCGCCACCGACGGTCAGCGGAAGATCAAGCAGAACGCGGTGCGCGTGAACGGCGACGTTCGCACCGACCCGGTGCTGCCGGTCACGCTGCCCGCGGAGCTGACCTTGCGCGTGGGGCGCCTGCTGCGCAAGGTGCGCATCCAGCCCTAG
- a CDS encoding diacylglycerol kinase family protein yields the protein MRAVAIFGPNASESALQPFQSDTQRIPIAPDLSASGEAEVALIFGGDGTIHRHLAALVERGIPVLVVPFGSGNDFAVALGVRTRNDALAAWKKFLSGGGNVRRVDVGRITPLGEPGATPTYYCCVAGAGVDSDANRRANAQSAWLRRNGGYTLAVLQAIFSFKPRQVTVQATGADPANPAAGAPAAPAISEPGWMVAFANAPTYGGGMRIAPRAQLDDGKLDVCFLRRTGRLSLLRLFPKVFSGAHVSRPQVTYFQATGLRVETESPLDVYADGEYVCRTPVEVGILPGALRVIVP from the coding sequence GTGCGCGCTGTCGCCATCTTCGGCCCCAACGCTTCCGAGAGCGCCCTGCAACCATTCCAGTCGGATACCCAGCGGATCCCCATCGCACCGGACCTGAGTGCCTCCGGGGAAGCCGAGGTGGCACTGATCTTCGGCGGCGACGGCACAATTCACCGCCACCTGGCGGCGCTGGTTGAGCGTGGGATTCCCGTGCTGGTGGTCCCCTTCGGCAGCGGCAACGACTTCGCGGTGGCTCTGGGTGTGCGCACCCGGAACGACGCATTGGCCGCCTGGAAGAAGTTCCTGAGCGGCGGCGGCAATGTTCGCCGGGTGGACGTAGGCCGGATCACGCCGCTGGGAGAACCGGGCGCCACGCCGACCTATTACTGCTGCGTGGCCGGAGCGGGCGTGGATTCCGATGCCAACCGCCGCGCCAACGCCCAGTCCGCCTGGCTGCGCCGCAACGGCGGATACACCCTGGCGGTGCTCCAGGCCATCTTCTCTTTCAAGCCGCGGCAGGTCACGGTCCAGGCTACGGGCGCGGATCCGGCCAATCCCGCCGCGGGAGCGCCAGCGGCGCCGGCTATCTCCGAACCGGGATGGATGGTGGCCTTCGCCAACGCGCCCACCTACGGGGGCGGGATGCGCATCGCGCCCCGGGCGCAGCTCGACGACGGCAAGCTAGACGTCTGTTTCCTGCGCCGTACCGGGCGCCTCAGCCTGCTGCGGCTCTTCCCCAAGGTCTTCTCCGGCGCGCACGTCAGCCGCCCGCAGGTGACCTACTTCCAGGCCACCGGCCTGCGCGTGGAAACGGAGTCGCCGCTCGACGTCTATGCCGATGGCGAATATGTTTGCCGCACGCCGGTCGAAGTGGGAATCCTGCCCGGCGCCCTGCGGGTGATCGTCCCTTGA